A single genomic interval of Lathyrus oleraceus cultivar Zhongwan6 chromosome 7, CAAS_Psat_ZW6_1.0, whole genome shotgun sequence harbors:
- the LOC127105740 gene encoding protein SLE3, protein MASKQQNRNELDEKAKQGETVVPGGTGGKSLEAQEHLAEGRSRGGQTRKEQIGTEGYQEMGRKGGLSTMDKSGGERAEEEGVDIDESKFKTGGKNQNK, encoded by the coding sequence ATGGCATCTAAACAACAAAACCGAAACGAGCTTGATGAAAAGGCAAAGCAAGGAGAGACTGTTGTTCCTGGTGGCACCGGAGGAAAGAGCCTTGAAGCTCAGGAGCATCTTGCTGAAGGAAGGAGCAGGGGAGGACAGACAAGGAAGGAGCAGATTGGGACAGAAGGGTATCAGGAAATGGGACGTAAAGGTGGATTGAGCACTATGGATAAGTCAGGAGGAGAACGTGCTGAGGAGGAAGGTGTTGACATTGATGAGTCCAAGTTCAAGACTGGTGGTAAGAATCAGAACAAGTGA